From Pseudomonas vanderleydeniana, the proteins below share one genomic window:
- the rarD gene encoding EamA family transporter RarD — MSRGIVLSVSASCLFAVMYFYTSLLSPLNGEDIFGWRMLLTVPCMTVFMLISGDWKRVPTIIARIIKEPLLLLKLIASSAMLGVQLWIFLWAPLNGHSLNVSLGYFLLPLTMVLTGRIVYGEKLSRLQVLAALLALGGVLNELYQVGRVSWTTLVVAAGYPVYFVLRRRTGTDNLGGLWFDMTLLLPVAWWFVHSGEQGFAVVDQRPALYALIPGLGLISTAALICYLLASRMLPFGLFGLLGYVEPVLLVFVALLLGESIAPGEWLTYIPIWLAVLVLVLEGVKRLLRQRRA; from the coding sequence GTGTCCAGAGGCATCGTTTTATCGGTATCGGCGTCCTGCCTGTTCGCCGTCATGTATTTCTACACGTCCCTGCTTTCGCCCCTGAACGGCGAGGACATCTTCGGTTGGCGCATGCTCTTGACCGTCCCCTGCATGACCGTGTTCATGCTGATTTCCGGTGACTGGAAACGGGTTCCGACGATCATTGCCCGCATCATCAAGGAGCCCCTGCTGCTGCTCAAGCTGATCGCCTCCTCGGCCATGCTCGGCGTGCAGTTGTGGATCTTCCTCTGGGCGCCACTCAACGGCCACAGCCTGAACGTGTCCCTGGGCTACTTCCTGCTGCCGCTGACCATGGTGCTGACCGGCCGTATCGTCTACGGCGAAAAGCTCTCGCGACTGCAGGTGCTGGCCGCCCTGCTCGCCCTCGGCGGCGTGCTCAACGAGCTGTACCAGGTCGGCCGGGTGTCCTGGACCACCCTGGTGGTCGCGGCCGGCTACCCGGTGTACTTCGTGCTGCGCCGGCGGACCGGTACCGACAACCTTGGCGGCCTGTGGTTCGACATGACGCTGCTGCTGCCAGTGGCCTGGTGGTTCGTGCACAGCGGCGAACAGGGCTTCGCCGTGGTCGACCAGCGCCCGGCGCTCTATGCGCTGATTCCGGGGCTGGGGTTGATCAGCACCGCCGCCCTGATCTGCTACCTGCTGGCCAGCCGCATGCTGCCCTTCGGCCTGTTCGGCCTGCTCGGTTATGTCGAGCCGGTGCTGCTGGTGTTCGTCGCCCTGCTGCTGGGCGAAAGCATCGCCCCGGGCGAATGGCTGACCTACATCCCGATCTGGCTGGCGGTGCTGGTACTGGTGCTCGAAGGGGTCAAGCGGCTGCTGAGACAGCGCCGGGCGTAG
- a CDS encoding autotransporter outer membrane beta-barrel domain-containing protein: protein MFKGVNKDFKYSRLFSAIKFLSVAPFSLVGGYAMAGLIDGREETISAGDMLDRYELRNGATLNVLEGAYTLDIQARGSTLNITGAGVSSNAQTAIALYGSSANIANSTVSSRDATGLVLGNFMGVPNSGSTVSVHNSTISGGAGGAFIGAESELLLSGSRVTGTGASSHGVQMMGGRLTAINSTITGGANGIFMSPDFETDNGSALLLDGTRVEGLTGAALKVFATSTTPTTAEIDVRNGSTLVGGNGNMLELENGANANMRVSNTALTGNIQVGSASTLDLTLNGASMTGDIVKDANGTAHVALNNGSMLTGRMDNADTVAINSNALWVMTDHQSIGDLTLGGGNVQFGTPGEFYQLDVENLKGSGTFIMTADFANLHGDFLNVTGTSEGSHKLLISSSGADPLSGDRLLVARTADGGANFSLVGDWLDVGTYSYQLIGDNDNKDWHLDPSTKVISPGTRSVLALANVAPTVMYGEMSSLRSRMGELRFNGGQSGGWMRTYGNKHKVDAGKGGAYDQNQQGLSLGADGRVGDSQWLAGVMAGYSKSDLSLGRGTTGMVNSTYIGGYATWLDAQSGYYFDGVAKLNSLHNKSSVALSDGRKAKGAYKDLGTSVSGEFGRHIKLDNDYFVEPAVQVTAMAIQGRDYKLDNGMKAENGRTLSLLGKAGVTGGRNFDIGDGRVAQPYIRGAFVQEFAKNNKVQVNDNTFHNDLSGSRVELGTGVAVSVSDKWQVHADLDFSKGQKIDQPWGANVGVRYSW, encoded by the coding sequence ATGTTTAAAGGTGTAAATAAGGATTTCAAATACTCTCGATTGTTTAGTGCAATAAAGTTTCTTTCGGTTGCGCCATTTTCCCTGGTGGGCGGCTATGCGATGGCGGGTCTGATCGATGGCCGGGAGGAAACCATCAGCGCGGGTGATATGCTTGACCGCTATGAACTCAGGAACGGCGCCACCCTGAATGTACTTGAAGGTGCCTACACGCTTGATATCCAGGCGCGCGGCTCAACGCTGAACATCACCGGGGCCGGGGTGTCTTCCAACGCGCAAACGGCTATTGCCCTCTACGGTAGTTCGGCCAATATCGCCAACTCGACGGTTTCCAGCCGTGATGCCACCGGGCTGGTCCTGGGCAACTTCATGGGCGTACCCAACAGTGGGTCCACGGTGAGCGTGCATAACAGCACCATCAGTGGCGGGGCGGGAGGTGCCTTCATCGGTGCCGAGAGCGAGCTGTTGCTTTCCGGGTCGCGGGTGACCGGAACCGGTGCTTCCAGTCACGGTGTCCAGATGATGGGTGGGCGCCTGACGGCCATCAACAGCACCATCACCGGAGGGGCCAATGGCATTTTCATGTCCCCCGATTTTGAAACGGACAACGGTTCCGCGCTGCTGCTGGACGGTACCCGGGTGGAAGGGCTGACGGGCGCCGCGTTAAAGGTGTTCGCAACGTCCACGACGCCCACCACGGCCGAGATCGATGTGCGCAACGGTTCGACCCTGGTCGGCGGCAACGGCAACATGCTGGAGCTGGAGAACGGCGCCAATGCCAACATGCGGGTGAGCAACACGGCCCTGACCGGCAATATCCAGGTGGGCAGCGCCAGTACCCTGGACCTGACCTTGAACGGCGCCAGCATGACCGGCGATATCGTCAAGGACGCCAACGGCACCGCCCACGTGGCGCTGAACAACGGCTCGATGCTTACCGGTCGGATGGACAACGCCGACACCGTGGCGATCAACAGCAATGCGTTGTGGGTGATGACCGACCACCAGAGCATCGGTGACCTGACCCTGGGCGGCGGTAACGTCCAGTTCGGCACGCCGGGCGAGTTCTACCAGCTGGACGTGGAAAACCTCAAGGGCAGCGGCACCTTCATCATGACCGCCGACTTCGCCAACCTGCACGGGGACTTCCTCAACGTCACCGGCACGTCCGAGGGCTCGCACAAGCTGCTGATCAGCAGCAGCGGCGCTGACCCGCTGTCCGGCGACCGTCTGCTGGTGGCGCGTACCGCCGATGGCGGCGCGAACTTCAGCCTGGTGGGTGACTGGCTTGACGTGGGCACCTACTCCTACCAGTTGATCGGTGACAACGACAACAAGGACTGGCACCTGGACCCGAGCACCAAGGTCATCAGCCCGGGCACCCGTTCGGTCCTGGCCCTGGCCAACGTCGCGCCGACCGTGATGTACGGTGAAATGAGCTCGCTGCGTTCGCGCATGGGTGAACTGCGTTTCAACGGTGGCCAGAGCGGTGGCTGGATGCGCACCTACGGCAACAAGCACAAGGTCGATGCCGGTAAGGGCGGCGCGTACGACCAGAACCAGCAGGGTCTTTCCCTGGGGGCAGACGGCCGTGTCGGTGACAGCCAGTGGCTGGCCGGTGTCATGGCCGGTTACAGCAAGTCCGACCTGAGCCTGGGCCGTGGCACCACCGGCATGGTCAACAGCACCTACATCGGCGGCTACGCGACCTGGCTGGATGCGCAGAGCGGCTACTACTTCGACGGCGTGGCCAAGCTCAACAGCCTGCACAACAAGTCGTCGGTGGCGCTCAGCGATGGCCGCAAGGCCAAGGGTGCCTACAAGGACCTGGGCACCTCGGTGTCCGGCGAGTTCGGTCGCCATATCAAGCTGGACAACGACTACTTCGTCGAGCCGGCGGTGCAGGTGACGGCGATGGCCATCCAGGGCCGCGACTACAAGCTGGACAATGGCATGAAGGCGGAAAACGGTCGTACCCTGTCGCTGCTCGGCAAGGCTGGCGTGACCGGTGGCCGCAACTTCGACATCGGTGACGGTCGCGTGGCCCAGCCTTACATTCGGGGTGCCTTCGTGCAGGAGTTCGCCAAGAACAACAAGGTGCAGGTCAACGACAACACCTTCCACAACGACCTGTCGGGTTCGCGGGTGGAGCTGGGGACCGGTGTCGCGGTGTCGGTGTCGGACAAGTGGCAGGTGCATGCTGACCTGGACTTCAGCAAGGGTCAGAAGATCGACCAGCCCTGGGGCGCGAATGTCGGAGTGCGCTACAGCTGGTAA
- a CDS encoding YncE family protein — protein sequence MNDLAPDLPLPDSAPTPDSISQPRAFDLSQPEPRERRPFSDLTLFIPGMTTPVQGFDGGINLAALDNHREKGLLCLLDPYQEMNELDFIELFCRDTLVPVGTHTVSWTEAEKGLQIPFYIPRTRLPDGSVEPVFFKVTRVTGGNPEETRRFKLKVDTVRPGGRNPVASTFQNENLAKPIFPRDLIDFGVGEGDIGTPVPVTIDFYPVEDLPANTHRAPRDRIRLSIGGVIIEHRVTDGEGAPNNRDPIDVMVNTGDWKKVGSGSHVCEYEVIDEVGNYSDGWSPAQILEVRLDDGAEPLLPEAYVEESNEDDILDADKLDGKEATIVIAVTREDYVQGDILRVKVAGRTTDNITVIRSYEQPVTIIGRAAKVPWPFIDIQPLINGRAEISYERIRAGMPNRRSRSVLVGVIGTPVSPGLPAPVVHDAPGNILPPDVQYLTVDVLPYLGQDHDDRVVLILEGTRANGSSYYRELTDRAGSDDQKVTFRLLNGPGGEIAELEGGTLRLYYQVTNTEGTRTSDDIDLDVGDPVASLPEPFLEEAPPPDYVFDPALSPFDLKVLVRKHPDIQANDTVTVHFEGTAPGGSFTPAPIKVIGGWIGVDLPYTIPRQYVIANLDRSASVYYTVERENSRRRLSHAVPLRVGSALDLPVAYIYQSTVTGPDTATINPMQVVNPPVVSIRVKYDGMQASDDIKLYWIGRPGLGTPEIPAKPGAASADEVDFTLSDNRAVAANLGHSLTVYYEVTRGGKTTKSAELTVKVMNFEEIPGGNPLKGLVSVPEATNGVIDTARAHRVHIKAWPFKRAGQALWIYLRGTIDLTLRNGTPVSGDELNREIEHSIPSDYLGSLADRSSLSVQVLVSLDGSNSLDTATPFEEPSYTVSRAAGIIAHIDVGGSPMNVVLRPDGLRAYVSNYSSDSVSVIDTTTNRVIQTITGLNKPWGLAIHPSGSPLYVSNFGTVGSPSSVTVIDTSTHSIISNINGPISPQGLALNLDGSTLYVAASGFIYAYRSTSPYTRLASIAINHVVGLALSNTGARLYAISNNTPGAMYLIDTQTHTSVAWYRVMASNAYSIACDPHHPRVYVSNRTGSTISIVNTNDYSDVKPLQLDSPPYTAAFHPTQKKAYVALWSPSNSLCVIDTQSEQVLSNISGLNNPMGVAINADGSRAYVTNNNSHSVSVVAL from the coding sequence ATGAACGATCTCGCTCCAGACCTGCCCCTGCCCGACAGCGCCCCGACGCCCGATAGCATCAGCCAGCCACGCGCCTTCGACCTGTCACAACCCGAACCCCGCGAACGCCGCCCTTTCAGCGACCTGACGCTATTCATTCCCGGCATGACCACGCCGGTGCAGGGCTTCGACGGCGGCATCAACCTGGCGGCCCTCGACAACCACCGCGAGAAGGGCCTGTTGTGTCTGCTGGACCCGTACCAGGAGATGAACGAACTCGATTTCATCGAGCTGTTCTGTCGTGACACGCTGGTTCCTGTCGGTACCCATACGGTCTCCTGGACGGAAGCGGAAAAAGGTCTGCAGATCCCGTTCTACATCCCGCGCACACGGCTGCCCGATGGCTCGGTCGAGCCGGTGTTCTTCAAGGTCACCCGCGTCACCGGCGGCAATCCGGAAGAAACACGCAGGTTCAAGCTCAAGGTCGACACCGTTCGCCCCGGCGGCCGCAACCCCGTCGCCAGCACCTTCCAGAACGAAAACCTCGCCAAACCCATTTTCCCTCGGGACCTGATCGACTTCGGCGTTGGCGAGGGCGATATCGGCACGCCGGTTCCGGTCACCATCGACTTCTATCCGGTCGAAGACCTACCCGCCAACACTCACCGGGCCCCACGCGATCGTATCCGCCTGAGCATCGGCGGCGTCATCATCGAACACCGCGTCACCGATGGCGAGGGAGCGCCCAACAATCGCGACCCGATCGATGTGATGGTCAACACCGGCGACTGGAAGAAAGTCGGCAGCGGCTCCCACGTCTGCGAATACGAGGTGATCGACGAGGTTGGCAACTACTCCGATGGCTGGTCGCCGGCACAGATTCTCGAGGTGCGACTCGATGATGGGGCTGAACCTCTGCTACCTGAAGCCTATGTCGAGGAGTCGAACGAAGACGACATACTTGATGCCGACAAGCTTGACGGCAAGGAGGCCACCATTGTCATCGCGGTCACCCGCGAGGACTACGTGCAGGGCGATATCCTGCGCGTCAAGGTCGCAGGGCGCACGACAGACAACATCACGGTGATCCGCTCTTATGAACAACCGGTCACCATTATTGGGCGTGCAGCCAAAGTGCCCTGGCCTTTCATCGATATCCAGCCACTGATCAATGGCCGGGCCGAGATCAGCTATGAGCGTATCCGCGCCGGCATGCCGAACCGCCGCTCCCGCAGCGTGCTCGTCGGTGTGATCGGCACGCCTGTCAGCCCTGGTCTACCGGCCCCTGTCGTGCACGATGCCCCAGGTAACATCCTGCCGCCCGACGTTCAATACCTGACCGTCGACGTACTGCCCTACCTGGGCCAGGATCATGATGACCGGGTCGTGCTGATCCTGGAGGGCACTCGTGCCAACGGCAGCAGCTACTACCGGGAACTGACTGACAGGGCCGGCAGTGACGACCAGAAAGTGACCTTTCGCCTACTCAACGGTCCGGGTGGCGAGATCGCCGAACTCGAAGGTGGCACACTGCGGCTCTACTACCAGGTCACCAACACCGAAGGCACACGCACCTCCGACGATATCGATCTCGACGTCGGCGATCCGGTCGCCAGCCTGCCGGAGCCCTTCCTGGAAGAGGCGCCACCCCCCGACTACGTCTTCGATCCGGCGCTCTCGCCGTTCGATCTCAAGGTGCTCGTCAGAAAGCATCCCGACATCCAGGCCAATGACACCGTCACCGTGCACTTTGAAGGCACCGCACCCGGCGGAAGCTTTACCCCAGCTCCCATCAAGGTTATTGGCGGCTGGATCGGTGTGGACCTGCCGTACACCATCCCGCGCCAGTACGTCATTGCCAACCTGGATCGCTCGGCCAGCGTCTATTACACCGTCGAACGCGAGAACAGCCGCCGGCGTCTGTCCCACGCCGTGCCACTGCGGGTCGGCAGCGCCCTGGATCTGCCAGTGGCCTACATCTACCAGAGCACCGTCACCGGGCCGGACACTGCGACGATCAATCCCATGCAAGTCGTCAATCCACCCGTGGTCAGCATCCGGGTGAAATACGATGGCATGCAGGCCAGCGACGATATCAAGCTGTACTGGATTGGCAGGCCGGGACTGGGTACACCGGAGATTCCCGCCAAACCCGGCGCGGCCAGCGCAGACGAAGTGGATTTCACGCTGAGTGACAACCGCGCTGTCGCCGCCAACCTGGGCCACTCGCTCACGGTGTACTACGAGGTGACACGTGGGGGCAAGACAACCAAGTCTGCCGAGCTCACGGTCAAGGTGATGAACTTCGAGGAAATCCCTGGCGGCAATCCGCTCAAGGGATTGGTCAGTGTCCCTGAAGCGACGAATGGTGTCATCGACACCGCGCGTGCCCATCGTGTCCACATCAAGGCCTGGCCCTTCAAGCGCGCAGGACAGGCGTTGTGGATCTACCTCAGAGGCACGATTGATCTCACCCTGCGCAATGGAACCCCTGTCAGCGGCGACGAACTCAACAGAGAAATCGAACACAGCATACCCAGCGACTACCTGGGCAGTCTGGCCGACAGGAGCTCGCTGAGCGTCCAGGTGCTGGTATCACTGGATGGCAGCAACTCTCTTGACACCGCCACCCCTTTTGAAGAACCGAGCTACACCGTCAGCCGTGCGGCCGGGATCATCGCTCATATTGACGTTGGCGGTTCCCCCATGAATGTGGTCCTGCGTCCGGATGGGCTGCGGGCTTATGTCAGTAACTACTCATCCGATTCGGTGTCAGTGATCGACACGACAACCAACAGAGTCATCCAGACGATCACGGGGTTAAACAAGCCTTGGGGACTGGCTATTCACCCCAGTGGGTCACCTCTGTATGTCAGTAATTTCGGCACGGTAGGCAGTCCAAGCTCGGTCACTGTGATCGACACGAGTACCCACTCGATTATCAGCAACATTAATGGCCCCATCTCTCCACAAGGGCTGGCCCTGAATCTGGACGGTTCCACGCTGTACGTAGCCGCTTCAGGTTTCATTTATGCCTACCGATCCACCTCTCCGTACACAAGGCTCGCAAGCATAGCCATCAACCATGTGGTCGGCCTCGCTCTGAGCAATACTGGCGCACGGTTATATGCCATCAGCAACAATACTCCCGGCGCCATGTACCTCATTGATACCCAGACCCATACATCGGTTGCCTGGTACAGGGTAATGGCAAGCAACGCTTACAGTATTGCCTGCGACCCACACCATCCTCGCGTCTATGTATCCAATCGAACGGGCAGCACGATCTCGATTGTCAACACCAATGACTACTCGGATGTAAAACCGCTGCAACTCGATAGTCCCCCGTATACGGCTGCCTTCCACCCGACCCAGAAGAAGGCATACGTTGCTCTGTGGTCGCCCTCCAACTCTCTCTGTGTCATCGACACCCAAAGCGAGCAGGTACTGAGCAACATCTCCGGTCTCAACAACCCGATGGGTGTCGCCATCAATGCCGATGGCAGCAGGGCCTATGTGACCAACAACAACAGCCACAGCGTATCGGTCGTAGCGCTCTGA
- a CDS encoding YncE family protein encodes MNTLPPVPTDQNHVPDRAIKIIAHIEVGANPVGVVLHPNGQLAYVANAGANSVSVIDTTTQQVTRTITGLRHPWYLAIHPDGSHLYVGSNGPGGSSEAVSIVDLNDHSLVGTLADNQRPHGLATNLEGSILYVACQRPGFVGAYSTTAPYPQLATIEMDAAVNLALSHDGTRLYAIDNLNPGHLVVIDTASHQAISRHGMAEQAEDLACDPHRPRVYLSNQTGHTVSIVDTRDYSHSRTLNVEASPHAIAFNPVRDEAYVALYNNRLAVIDTRHEQVSATAPGFSDPRGLAVTADGSRAYVSNYNGRHLWVVAL; translated from the coding sequence ATGAACACCCTGCCGCCAGTCCCTACCGATCAGAATCACGTCCCCGACCGCGCCATCAAGATCATTGCCCACATCGAGGTCGGCGCCAATCCTGTCGGTGTGGTCCTGCACCCCAATGGACAGCTGGCCTATGTCGCCAATGCAGGGGCCAACTCGGTTTCCGTGATCGACACGACAACCCAACAGGTCACCCGGACGATTACCGGCCTCCGTCACCCCTGGTACCTGGCGATCCACCCCGATGGATCGCACCTCTATGTCGGCAGCAACGGCCCTGGCGGCAGCTCGGAGGCGGTCTCGATCGTCGACCTGAATGATCATTCGCTGGTCGGCACCCTCGCCGATAACCAGCGCCCCCATGGCCTGGCTACCAACCTGGAAGGCTCCATTCTCTACGTGGCCTGCCAGCGCCCGGGCTTCGTGGGGGCCTACAGCACCACCGCGCCGTACCCGCAACTGGCCACCATCGAAATGGATGCGGCGGTCAACCTGGCCCTCAGTCACGACGGCACACGACTCTATGCGATCGATAACCTCAACCCCGGCCACCTGGTGGTCATCGACACGGCCAGCCATCAAGCGATCAGTCGGCACGGCATGGCAGAGCAGGCCGAGGACCTGGCCTGTGACCCGCATCGCCCCCGCGTGTACCTCTCCAACCAGACCGGTCATACGGTCTCGATCGTCGATACCCGCGACTACTCGCACAGCAGGACCCTGAACGTCGAGGCGTCCCCCCACGCGATCGCCTTCAATCCTGTCCGCGACGAGGCTTACGTCGCGCTGTACAACAACCGGCTGGCCGTCATCGACACCCGGCACGAGCAGGTCTCGGCCACTGCCCCCGGCTTCAGCGACCCGCGAGGCCTTGCCGTCACCGCGGACGGCAGCAGGGCCTACGTGAGCAACTACAACGGTCGCCACCTGTGGGTGGTTGCACTCTAA